The Rhodobacter sp. CZR27 genome includes a window with the following:
- the argF gene encoding ornithine carbamoyltransferase, producing MNHFLDIHKTDAAELRQMIDNAHAMKAARNGRPKGELDDDQPLAGRMVALIFEKPSTRTRVSFDVGVRQMGGQTMVLSGKEMQLGHGETIADTARVLSRYVDLIMIRTFEEATLLEMAEHATVPVINGLTNRTHPCQIMADVMTYEEHRGAIAGRKVVWAGDGNNVCASLIHAAGQFGFDFTFTGPPTLEPEAEFMGYAREKGRRVTIERDPARAVEGADLVVTDTWVSMHDPQSARERRHNQLRPYQVNEALMARAKPDALFMHCLPAHRDDEVTSAVMDGPHSVVFDEAENRLHAQKAVMRWCLGL from the coding sequence GTGAATCATTTCCTCGATATCCACAAGACGGACGCCGCCGAACTGCGGCAGATGATCGACAACGCGCATGCCATGAAGGCTGCGCGCAACGGCCGTCCGAAGGGCGAACTGGACGATGACCAGCCGCTCGCCGGCCGCATGGTCGCGCTGATCTTCGAAAAGCCCTCGACCCGCACCCGCGTCTCGTTCGACGTGGGCGTGAGGCAGATGGGCGGGCAGACCATGGTGCTCTCGGGCAAGGAGATGCAGCTCGGCCATGGCGAGACCATCGCCGACACCGCCCGCGTGCTGTCGCGCTACGTGGACCTGATCATGATCCGCACCTTCGAGGAGGCGACGCTTCTGGAGATGGCCGAGCATGCGACGGTGCCGGTCATCAACGGGCTGACGAACCGCACCCATCCCTGCCAGATCATGGCCGACGTGATGACCTACGAGGAGCATCGCGGTGCCATCGCGGGCCGCAAGGTGGTCTGGGCCGGCGACGGCAACAACGTCTGCGCCTCGCTGATCCATGCGGCGGGACAGTTCGGCTTCGACTTCACCTTCACCGGCCCGCCCACGCTGGAGCCCGAGGCCGAGTTCATGGGCTATGCCCGCGAGAAGGGCCGCCGCGTGACCATCGAGCGCGATCCCGCCCGCGCCGTGGAGGGGGCGGACCTGGTGGTGACCGACACCTGGGTCTCGATGCACGATCCGCAATCCGCGCGCGAGCGGCGGCACAACCAGCTCAGGCCCTATCAGGTGAACGAGGCGCTGATGGCGCGGGCGAAGCCCGACGCGCTGTTCATGCACTGCCTGCCGGCGCACCGCGACGACGAGGTGACGAGCGCCGTCATGGACGGCCCGCATTCGGTCGTGTTCGACGAGGCCGAGAACCGGCTGCACGCACAGAAGGCCGTGATGCGCTGGTGCCTCGGCCTGTAA